In Erythrolamprus reginae isolate rEryReg1 unplaced genomic scaffold, rEryReg1.hap1 H_60, whole genome shotgun sequence, the sequence catgcgcagaaggaaaaaaataaaaaaaaaccatttaaaaaatatGGCAGCACCCATAGACCAGCACCGACTGATCTGGTTTGGGAATTCACCCCTACTAGAAACACACTAACTACTGGAATTCAGCTTGAAGTTTGAAGATGCCATAGTCATTTAATTTTAAGACCTAATTGAAAATTGTGCTTTGGGCTATAATAATTTTGTATGTCTTAATGCTTTCAGCTGACAGTGGTTATAAagggtacttttaaaaaaagtatggTGTATTTCAATTGATTTGATGATTGACACTGTGTTTGTACCAGATATAAAATTGTAAGTACAGTAAAAATATAGTAATATATGGTCTTCACCTACTGAGTATATCAGGCGATTAAAGGCCAGCTTTAAacattgttcttttaaaaaaaaactaaattgGGAATGTTGGATTTTGAAGTGACATATCAGTTGTCATTGGGATACTTTGTAACTCTGTAACTATGCATGGGCTTCATTtgtatttgcaattttttttaattaaatgtttgATATAAAGTTAAAAAATATGAGAAATAAACATTTGTACTATGTTAAATTATTCCTAGCAATACAAGTATATTACTTGTGTATATAAAATCCAAGATTCTGGATCCAAATGGGTCCAGCTTTGTTATTAAGTGGAATGAATAATCTGTGTTCTGTGCACGGCCCTCAGAGTGAACCCACTGACCCAAAAATCCATTATTTTATGacaaaatcaaactctttattgataaacacacataatgaaaagcagattttaaaatagcaaggaaaaaagatttatttttctcttcagaGCTAAACATAAACAATGTCCAGCAAAGGCGCCAAAGTCAGCGtaatcagcattccttagataacaaatgagaaatttaataaagaagataCATACTTAATCGTGCATGTGGTGACAGCAGCTACAATTGCATTTGCATAAAAATAGAAAGCAGCCAAAATCCCATCTGAAGGAGAAGTACTCAAGAAATTTTTGGACTGTGCACAGATGAATagactgacaatgaaaattaaagataaggaagacACAGAATTTTATAATGTATGGGTAAACTTGAGAACTAGAAAATGAgtataaatgaatatatatagaaattaaatcagaatgaataaaaaagaagaaaatggagaataaatggtgtgagacccaggtgacaaaattagattttaagGAGGCATCATTAGACCAACAGtatatacctagaataaagagataaatgaatagaaatgatataaaaattatgATTTTTGAAGAGATAGCGATAGCTTAAAGATGTGCAGGaatatgttatcagtctgttaactataagatgaattaggataagaatcactcagggaaaggggaaaagggagaaagaggaagtagaaaggtgaagggagaagaggagtggagggaagtaggaagagggagagaaggagtaagaaggtagatgaggagatggagatagagggaggggagtataaagaaatgaagaaaacagactgataaataacagcataaaataggtgcaaaataggatGTTCAATTATGactgattggataaaaatgtataagtaTGTTTgttactgatatattttatataaaatgtataagtATGTTTGTTACTTCCGGTTCAGATTAGTTGTATAGAACTAGAAGCAGGAATTTCCCACTGCTCACCAAACCAGCAATGGACGGCTAGAAACACCCGCCCCTGAATCAGGTCTCTCAGTGGCGCATAGTGGcatcatcttgtttttcacttgtgcacaaggcagaagctattttttgcttctgtgcatgcacagaagtttctAGCACACTGGATGCATGTGCATAAAATATGAACACCCATGCATGGCAGAAAAGAATATTAAAGATAGTATTAGAATTTaaactcaaaggtgctttttttccaaaaggcaactagattttcttgggttttttctttgaaaacattttgcttctcatccaaggaccTCCTTAGATTAGAactaaaatgttttcaaacaaaaaaaaaagtccagttgccttttgagggGAGAAAGCACCTTGGGACAACCAACTATGACATGGATATTGAGAATCTATGTAGACAATTTAGAGTTTAAACCAGGGCTTCccaaacttgacaattttaagatttgtggacttcaattcccagaattcctcagccagctaagcTGATtgtagaattctgagagttgaagaccatgagtcttaaagttgccaagtttgaagacctctggtttaaaccCACTTAGGTATTCAATAACCTTTTAGAGGTTAAGGAAAACAAAGAATGGAAAACAACATGGAACCATGTGGCTTTCAAACAATATTCTCAGTCTACAAATTACTAATGACTGGACAAAACCTCTCACTCATATTGAAGGATAGGGATGACAATTGAAACAAAGGAGGCACTAAAGCAGTTTATCAAGCAGGAGTCCCAGCAACTCCAGGACTACCAGTGATTTCCAGTCTTCTTTCTACAACCCTCAACTTCCATCAgccccccctccatccctctccaCAATTGCTAAAAAGTGATAATTCAGCTTTTCACCACTTCGAGATAGGAACCAGTAGGAAACACTCTAATGTCGGTATATCACAGTTTCAAAAAAGTGTTCAGCTCAACATTGCAGTCCATCCAGATGCATGGTTTTTCAGCACCAAGTTTGCAATGCTGTAAACCATGCTTGCCATCAAATGTTCACTTCATCGCCCTTTGGCTTTGAGTCCACTGGGTTGCCATCATCAGGTCTAGAACTGCCTCCTTCTGAAGAACTGGAGAAAGTATGATACTGCTTGATTAAAATTTCTGTCACCACATGCTTCAACACAGTGGCTTCCATCTCGTCCTTTGTTGTATTTCCAGTGGGTTCAAGGTATTCTTTCATTGTGATGTTCACACAGTCTCTCACAAAGATGTCTTGTGGAACAGGCTGGATGTACTGGGGATAGTAAATGTGCTCAGAATAACGATGGCGATTTTGGGACCACCACCACTCCTCATTCGGGTTGTTCAATTGAAAATGGTGATTAGACATGGCATGTTCCAGAATGGAGCCTCCAACAGCTTCTGCCCATTCAATTGCTGCTCCATTCAAATTCTTCAACTTGGGCAGTTTAGGTTTCCAAGATTTGGGATTATACTGTCCCCAGTGAGGATTTTGGGGATCATATGATTGATGTGAGAAAGACCCAGGATTTTTAGGGTTCTCTGGATATCATGATGGATGTGGTGGGTTTGGGGGTTTGACCGAATATGATGGAAGATTTCCTGGTTTTTCTGGGAGGATATGCTGGGTTTTGAGGGTTGACTGAATATGGTGGAGGAAGCGGTGGGTTTGGGGGGTTGACCAAATATTATGGAAGAATTCCTGGTATTTCAGGGATGAATGGATATTCTAGAGGAGGTGGTGGCTTTGGAAGCTCGAACGAATATGGTGgaggattttctggtttttcaggGATCAACGAATATGGTGGGAGATATGCTGGGTTTTCAGAGTCGACCCATTGAAGAGGTGGTAGGTTTGGGAGGTTGACTGAATATGGTGGAAGATCTTCTGATTTTTCATGGATGAACAGATGTTGTGGAAGATATTCTGGGTTTTCAGAGTTGACCCATTGAAGAGGTGGTAGGTTTGGGAGGTTGACTGAATATGGTGGAAGATCTTCTGATTTTTCAGGGATCAACGGATGTTGTGGAAGATATTCTGGGTTTTCAGGGTAGTCCCATTGAGGAAGTGAAGGAGCTGGTTGTTTTGTGAGGTTGAGAAAATATGACAGAAAATTTCCTGGTTTTTCAATGATGGATGGAAATCCTGGAGCATATGCTGTGTTTTGAGGGTTGACCGGTGGAGGAGGTGGTAGATTTGGGAAGTTGAACGAATATGATGgaagattttcttgtttttcagatgGAAATAGTTGAAGATGTGCTAGGTTTTGAGGGTTGACCCGTGGAGGAGGTGGTAGATTTGGGAAGTTGAACGAATATGATGgaagattttcttgtttttcagatgGAAATAGTTGAAGATGTGCTAGGTTTTGAGGGTTGACccgtggaggaggtggaggaggtggtggtTTTGGAGGGTTGACCTGATTTGAGTAGGCAGGCTTCTTCAGTGAAAGATTACCTGGGTTAACAGGTCTATTTGGGGGAAAGGGTCTGCTAAATTTATTTGCATTTCGAAAGGGGATGCTTACTCCTCTAATGGAGACAATCGTCTGGAGCAAAATGAGGAGAATCACAATTGAGCAGGTCAACAGGAATTTTCCCATGGCGACAATTCTGCAAGATAAAATGGGGAAGACATCAAGTTTGAGAGACATGCATGTATGACACAAATGATACAAATTTATCAAAGAGAGCAGTCCCAACAGTGTTTTTCAAGAGGCGACTGAACTtttggttttttccttgaagacatttcacttctcatccaagaagcttcttcagctctgactggatggtgaggtatggaaggatttatacttgttgcagacagctggtcatttacaTTCTTTTAGTGAGTCATTAAAGCCAGCTGGAGacttatctgtgtcatcagggtcTCCTGAGGAGTACAAATTGGTGTGGAGCCTACTTAAAATGTGTTGTTGTACAAGTTCTAAGAAGGTTGTGTAGATTGGAGATAAAATCTggtagattggagatagatgatgtcatatcatcatcaccaccaccaccctgctgTTGAGAATATGGACTTTGTTGTCTTCAAGAgagtgtcttttaaatgcagatggacttgaaaaaaacacctttgggacagccataaTCTGGATAACTAAGAATCTGTATAGACACCAAGGAGAccagtgttttccccaaaactatTTGTGGCAGACAGCTTGTAGAATGAGCAGTCAAGAGAAATTGTAGAGCCTCTTGTCTCCTTAACCAATTAGCTTTAATAAGGAAATTATCCCAAACCCAGGAAAATTATATGCTTCTGGAATCACATGAAATTTGCTAAAAAGATGAAGTAGTTATTCAACTGGGCAAAAAATAAAAGTTCAAGTAAGActaattcttaaatattttattcttgtaggaGGGAGGCTGACTTCCTACACCCCAATCCTTACATCTACTTCAATGTAGCACATATGCTTTTGCCCACAGCCCAAGAATCAATGGAAATGTAAGAGTTCAAACTGCAAGATTAAACAAACCCAGCTGGATGACCTATCCTTATAAAAAGGAAGGCAAggacaaatcacttctgaaaatcttgcaaACCGGGGCTTGAACTATGTACATTTTCccacaaaaaaacaaaatagatCAAACAACCAAAACAGTAAGTTTTGCGAAGAATTGGGTGATATTGAAGGACTGGTCCTTCTAGCATTCTTTAGCACATCTTCTGCAGTTACAGTGAAtattatcttatcctatcctatcctattctatcctacttATCATATGCTTAGTGATTATAGATGCAATTAACGATTATGGAAAACTGCTTCAATGAAGATCCTGccatagaatttttttaaaaaaaattatttatgtatttttcatatttaccacTTATATCGGTCAAAGAGAGGCTCTGGACAGTGCACAATATAAGAAATAAAATCAACATCACAATAATTTAAGATTAAAAAGTGTAACGGTATTAAAAAATAACTTGATTAAATCTCCAAGATAGCGATTAGTAGTTGTTAAAAGAGATGGGGAGGGGTTTCTTACAGGGCCAATCAGCCCCACAATGGTGTGAGCCTCTCTGACCCACACGAAAGGCTGCACAGTTAAATTTTGACCAAGGTTCGATGATTAAGTTTAAGCAGTTCCTAAAAATACAGGAAGACTTAAGACAGAGGACCATCGGTTGTAAAACTGGATCCCTGCCTTTCTTTTAAGTTCTAGTCAACTCTCCTTCTCAATTCTTTCACCAACTATTGGCTCAATacattttcattttgttaaacatttttctgtatttttaacaTCTGCTCCTGGTGTTATGttataaaggaggaggaggaagatggctcCTGTCTTAATCAACACTTATAAGTTTGTGAAGCAAGAATAAATGTACTCAGTGATCCTTGTAAATCTGAACTTG encodes:
- the LOC139155796 gene encoding uncharacterized protein, with translation MGKFLLTCSIVILLILLQTIVSIRGVSIPFRNANKFSRPFPPNRPVNPGNLSLKKPAYSNQVNPPKPPPPPPPPRVNPQNLAHLQLFPSEKQENLPSYSFNFPNLPPPPRVNPQNLAHLQLFPSEKQENLPSYSFNFPNLPPPPPVNPQNTAYAPGFPSIIEKPGNFLSYFLNLTKQPAPSLPQWDYPENPEYLPQHPLIPEKSEDLPPYSVNLPNLPPLQWVNSENPEYLPQHLFIHEKSEDLPPYSVNLPNLPPLQWVDSENPAYLPPYSLIPEKPENPPPYSFELPKPPPPLEYPFIPEIPGILP